In Marivirga salinae, a single window of DNA contains:
- a CDS encoding NADPH-dependent FMN reductase: MITIISGTNRQNSVSAKVAHLYQSLLTQHQVESNIIDLADLPKDFVYTALYENNGKNPEFNIFLEKLRSSDKYVFIIPEYNGSFPGALKAFIDGMEYPNSFQNKKCALVGISSGMQGAGLALSHMTDIFNYLGMNVLALKPKLARIESNFDGEEVTDTLYSELLEEQVKKLLEF, translated from the coding sequence ATGATCACAATTATTTCAGGAACAAACCGCCAAAACTCCGTATCAGCAAAAGTTGCTCATCTATATCAAAGCTTATTGACTCAACATCAAGTGGAATCCAATATCATTGATCTTGCTGATTTGCCTAAGGATTTTGTTTATACGGCATTATATGAAAACAATGGTAAAAACCCTGAATTCAATATCTTTTTAGAGAAGTTGCGATCTTCGGATAAATATGTTTTCATCATTCCTGAATATAATGGTTCATTTCCTGGTGCACTTAAAGCATTTATTGATGGAATGGAATATCCGAACAGCTTTCAAAATAAGAAATGCGCGTTAGTTGGCATTTCTTCTGGAATGCAAGGCGCTGGATTAGCCTTAAGTCACATGACCGATATCTTCAATTATTTAGGGATGAATGTATTAGCATTAAAGCCCAAATTAGCCAGAATTGAAAGCAATTTTGATGGTGAAGAGGTTACGGACACACTTTACAGTGAATTGCTTGAAGAGCAAGTGAAGAAATTGTTGGAGTTTTAA
- a CDS encoding heavy metal translocating P-type ATPase: MNASNTIKKTFPVTGMSCAACATSVSSTLKSTKGVQDADVNFATHTAWATFNPDEVSLEDLKTALQGVGYDAIMEEDNVTERQEEEQMKQFLKIKKSLIGSAILSIPVFIIGMFFMDWQIGHYISLPLSAIVLFYFGGHFFAGAWKQARHRKANMDTLVALSTGIAFILSVFNTFYPEFWLQRGLEAHVYYEAAVVIITFISLGKYLEEKAKTNTSSALKKLIGLQPKTLIVLVNGKEEEIPINAVKEGFEILVKPGDKIPVDGQVVSGDSYVNESMITGEPVPVQKIEGAKVFAGTINQKGSFTFKAEKVGGDTLLASIIERVKEAQGSKAPVQKLVDKIAGIFVPVVIGIAILTFILWQIFGGDNALTQGMLSAITVLVIACPCALGLATPTAIMVGVGKGAENNMLIRDAESLEKAYQADAIILDKTGTITEGMPSVVNQKWFSENEQLKSILYQIEAKSEHPLAEAVLNQLKSEELSSVKMDAFESISGRGVKAKLGELSYFVGNYAFMSEQKIEATDEILISADQWESQGQTVIYFADEKQIVALIGIADKIKENAKLSIQQLRERGMEVYMLTGDAEKTARAVADAVGIEHVKAHLMPADKSNFVKELQSKGKVVAMVGDGINDSEALAQADVSIAMGKGSDIAIDVAKMTLIGSDLQNLPKAFHLSQLTIRGIKQNLFWAFIYNVIGIPLAAGLLYPFTGFLLNPMIAGAAMAFSSVSVVLNSLRLKSMKL, translated from the coding sequence ATGAATGCATCCAATACCATCAAAAAAACATTTCCAGTTACCGGAATGAGCTGTGCCGCTTGTGCCACAAGCGTGAGCTCTACTTTAAAAAGTACTAAAGGAGTGCAAGATGCTGATGTGAATTTCGCTACACATACAGCCTGGGCTACTTTTAATCCTGACGAGGTTTCATTGGAAGATTTAAAAACTGCTTTACAGGGTGTGGGCTATGACGCTATCATGGAGGAAGATAATGTGACAGAGAGGCAGGAGGAGGAACAAATGAAGCAGTTTCTTAAGATTAAGAAGAGTTTGATTGGCTCTGCTATTTTATCAATTCCTGTATTCATCATCGGAATGTTTTTCATGGACTGGCAAATCGGGCATTATATTTCTCTTCCTTTATCGGCTATTGTATTATTCTATTTTGGAGGGCATTTTTTCGCTGGAGCATGGAAACAGGCTCGTCACAGAAAAGCCAATATGGATACGTTAGTGGCTTTAAGTACAGGAATAGCATTTATATTGAGTGTTTTCAACACCTTTTATCCTGAATTTTGGCTGCAGAGAGGTTTGGAAGCCCATGTATATTATGAAGCAGCAGTAGTTATTATCACATTTATATCTTTAGGGAAATATTTGGAGGAGAAAGCTAAAACCAATACTTCCTCAGCCTTAAAAAAACTGATTGGCTTGCAACCTAAAACGCTAATCGTTTTAGTAAATGGGAAAGAAGAAGAAATCCCTATTAATGCCGTAAAAGAAGGATTTGAGATTTTAGTTAAACCAGGTGATAAGATTCCTGTGGATGGTCAAGTCGTGAGCGGTGATTCTTATGTAAACGAAAGCATGATCACTGGAGAGCCAGTTCCGGTTCAGAAGATTGAAGGGGCAAAGGTTTTTGCGGGTACCATTAATCAGAAAGGAAGCTTTACTTTCAAAGCTGAGAAAGTTGGGGGCGATACCTTATTAGCTTCCATTATTGAACGAGTAAAAGAAGCTCAGGGAAGTAAAGCCCCAGTTCAAAAATTGGTGGATAAAATTGCTGGAATATTTGTACCTGTAGTAATCGGGATTGCAATTTTAACCTTCATTTTATGGCAAATATTCGGTGGTGATAATGCCTTAACTCAAGGAATGTTGTCTGCCATCACGGTATTAGTGATTGCCTGTCCTTGTGCACTTGGCTTGGCAACTCCAACGGCTATCATGGTAGGAGTAGGAAAAGGAGCGGAAAACAATATGCTCATTAGGGATGCAGAAAGTTTGGAAAAAGCTTATCAGGCAGATGCCATTATCTTGGATAAAACAGGAACCATCACGGAAGGAATGCCATCCGTGGTGAATCAGAAATGGTTTTCGGAAAATGAACAACTCAAATCTATTTTATATCAAATTGAAGCAAAAAGTGAGCATCCTTTGGCTGAAGCGGTTCTAAATCAATTAAAATCGGAGGAATTATCATCAGTGAAGATGGATGCTTTTGAAAGTATTTCAGGTAGGGGAGTGAAAGCTAAATTAGGAGAGCTCAGCTATTTTGTTGGGAATTATGCATTCATGAGCGAGCAAAAAATTGAGGCTACAGATGAGATTCTAATTTCAGCTGATCAATGGGAATCCCAAGGTCAGACGGTGATTTATTTTGCTGATGAAAAGCAAATTGTGGCTTTAATTGGAATAGCCGATAAAATAAAAGAAAATGCAAAATTAAGTATACAGCAATTACGTGAGAGGGGAATGGAAGTGTATATGCTTACAGGAGATGCGGAGAAAACGGCTAGAGCTGTAGCAGATGCTGTTGGAATTGAGCATGTGAAAGCGCATTTAATGCCAGCTGATAAATCCAATTTTGTAAAAGAATTGCAATCCAAAGGAAAAGTGGTGGCTATGGTAGGTGATGGGATCAATGATTCTGAAGCTTTAGCTCAAGCCGATGTTAGTATTGCAATGGGCAAAGGTTCAGATATTGCCATTGATGTAGCTAAAATGACTTTGATAGGTTCTGATTTGCAGAATCTTCCTAAAGCTTTTCATTTATCTCAATTGACCATAAGAGGGATCAAGCAAAATCTTTTTTGGGCATTTATATACAATGTTATTGGAATTCCTTTAGCAGCTGGTTTGCTCTATCCTTTCACAGGATTTTTATTGAATCCTATGATAGCTGGCGCAGCTATGGCTTTTAGTTCTGTTTCAGTAGTCTTGAATAGCTTGAGGTTGAAGAGTATGAAGTTGTGA
- a CDS encoding MBL fold metallo-hydrolase, with translation MNIEQIYTGCLAQGAYYIESNGEAAIIDPLRESAPYIEKAEKDGAKIKYIFETHFHADFVSGHVDLAEKTGATIVYGPGAKTDFKMHEATDGEIFELGEIKIKVLHTPGHTLESSTFLLIDKEGNEKAIFSGDTLFIGDVGRPDLAQKAGKITQEDLAGMLFDSLRNKIMTLPDDVVVYPAHGAGSACGKNMSKETTDLLGNQKENNYALRADMTKEEFIAEVTDGLLPPPQYFAQNVAMNKSADTSGLDKILEKGNVGLDVETFEAMANHEGALVLDTRHQNEFVKEHIPNSIFIGIDGSFAPWVGALIPDLQQPIVFIAEEGREEEIVTRLSRVGYDNTLGYLKGGISEWKAAGKETDSLKSIPASEFASELKSGNLTVLDVRKPTEFQSEHVENAQNFPLDYINDNFDDLDKDQEYYVHCAGGYRSVIAASIMKSRGVHKLVDIAGGFKAISETDIPKTDYVCPTTLK, from the coding sequence ATGAACATAGAACAAATTTATACAGGATGTTTAGCGCAAGGCGCCTATTATATTGAGAGCAACGGAGAAGCTGCTATCATAGATCCTTTAAGAGAATCTGCTCCTTATATTGAAAAAGCAGAAAAAGATGGAGCTAAAATTAAATATATATTTGAAACTCACTTTCATGCAGATTTCGTTTCCGGGCATGTTGACTTAGCAGAAAAGACTGGAGCTACTATCGTTTATGGTCCGGGAGCTAAAACGGATTTTAAAATGCATGAGGCTACAGACGGTGAAATATTCGAATTAGGAGAAATTAAAATCAAAGTTTTACATACTCCAGGTCACACTTTAGAAAGCTCTACTTTCCTATTAATAGATAAAGAAGGAAATGAAAAAGCCATCTTCAGTGGTGATACCTTATTTATTGGCGATGTAGGAAGACCAGACTTGGCTCAAAAAGCCGGAAAAATCACGCAAGAGGATTTAGCTGGAATGCTTTTCGACAGCTTGAGAAACAAAATCATGACTTTACCTGATGATGTGGTGGTCTATCCAGCTCACGGTGCAGGTTCAGCTTGTGGTAAAAACATGAGCAAAGAAACTACTGACCTTTTAGGTAATCAGAAGGAAAACAATTATGCGCTTAGAGCGGATATGACAAAAGAGGAATTCATTGCGGAAGTAACAGACGGTTTATTACCTCCTCCACAATATTTTGCTCAGAACGTAGCTATGAATAAATCAGCAGATACTTCAGGTTTAGACAAAATCTTGGAAAAGGGAAATGTAGGCTTAGATGTTGAGACTTTTGAAGCAATGGCCAATCATGAAGGTGCTTTGGTTTTAGATACTCGTCATCAGAATGAGTTTGTAAAAGAACATATTCCAAATTCGATTTTCATTGGTATTGATGGAAGCTTTGCCCCTTGGGTAGGTGCTTTAATTCCTGATTTGCAACAACCCATTGTATTCATAGCGGAAGAAGGGCGAGAAGAAGAGATCGTAACCCGATTATCAAGAGTTGGGTATGATAATACTTTAGGATATTTGAAAGGTGGAATCAGTGAATGGAAAGCTGCAGGAAAAGAAACAGACAGTTTGAAGTCAATACCTGCTAGTGAATTTGCTTCTGAATTAAAATCTGGAAATTTAACTGTTTTAGATGTTCGTAAACCAACTGAATTCCAGTCGGAGCATGTGGAAAATGCACAAAATTTCCCATTGGATTATATCAATGATAATTTTGATGACTTAGATAAAGATCAGGAATATTATGTGCATTGTGCTGGTGGTTATCGCTCAGTAATTGCTGCCTCTATCATGAAATCAAGAGGAGTTCATAAATTAGTGGATATTGCAGGTGGATTTAAGGCTATCAGTGAAACAGATATTCCTAAAACGGATTATGTTTGTCCAACTACTTTAAAATAA
- a CDS encoding purine-nucleoside phosphorylase, with amino-acid sequence MSTIKEIKEATDFIKSEIDFKPEVGIILGTGLGALVDDIKIEHSISYKDIPNFPVSTVETHSGHLIFGELSGKKVIAMNGRFHYYEGYSMNQVVMPVRIMHLLGIQYLFISNAAGGLNPKLELSDLMVINDHINLFPENPLRGENLDEFGGRFPDMYDAYEPKLIQLAKEVAKEEGIDIKEGVYAGVQGPNLETPAEYRYLDKIGADAVGMSTIPENIAARHIQIPVFAVSVITDLCYPEKLKPAAIPEIIGAAINAEPKMTTIFKGLLNRI; translated from the coding sequence ATGAGCACGATAAAAGAAATAAAAGAAGCAACAGATTTTATAAAAAGTGAAATAGATTTTAAACCAGAGGTTGGTATCATTTTAGGTACTGGTTTGGGAGCTTTAGTGGATGATATTAAAATAGAACACTCCATATCTTATAAGGATATTCCCAACTTCCCGGTTTCCACAGTAGAAACGCATAGTGGACACTTAATATTCGGTGAATTAAGCGGTAAGAAAGTCATCGCTATGAATGGTCGTTTCCATTATTACGAAGGCTATAGCATGAATCAAGTGGTCATGCCTGTGCGCATTATGCACTTATTAGGGATACAATATTTATTCATTTCCAATGCTGCAGGTGGTTTAAATCCAAAGCTGGAATTAAGCGATTTAATGGTTATTAATGATCACATCAATCTATTTCCTGAAAATCCTTTAAGAGGCGAAAACCTAGATGAATTTGGTGGAAGGTTTCCTGATATGTACGATGCTTATGAACCGAAACTGATTCAGTTGGCAAAAGAAGTGGCAAAAGAAGAAGGAATAGATATAAAAGAAGGTGTTTATGCAGGGGTTCAGGGACCTAATTTAGAAACACCTGCAGAATATCGTTATTTAGATAAGATTGGAGCTGATGCAGTGGGAATGAGCACAATTCCTGAAAATATAGCAGCACGTCATATTCAAATCCCTGTATTTGCTGTTTCGGTGATTACGGATTTGTGCTATCCAGAGAAATTAAAGCCAGCAGCAATTCCAGAAATAATTGGAGCTGCAATTAATGCAGAGCCTAAAATGACTACAATTTTCAAAGGCTTGCTAAATAGAATTTGA
- a CDS encoding YceI family protein yields the protein MKTKILSIGMAALIMAAAFTVLQKEVKVDTNSSQIAWVGKKVTGQHNGTVDIKEGALEMEDGQVTGGSFIIDMTTINVLDLEGEYKDKLMGHLRSDDFFSVEDHPTAKFTITSIDKSEATDATHFVAGDLTIKGITNKITFPANVTVENGKANAKASFALDRTKWQVKYGSGSFFDGLGDKMIYDDFELTINLSSL from the coding sequence ATGAAAACAAAGATTTTATCAATCGGAATGGCAGCATTAATTATGGCTGCGGCTTTTACAGTTTTACAAAAAGAAGTAAAAGTAGACACTAACTCAAGCCAAATTGCATGGGTAGGTAAAAAAGTAACAGGTCAGCACAACGGAACTGTTGACATTAAAGAAGGTGCATTAGAAATGGAAGATGGTCAAGTAACTGGAGGTTCATTCATCATTGACATGACCACAATTAATGTATTAGATTTAGAGGGTGAGTACAAAGATAAATTAATGGGTCACTTAAGATCTGATGATTTTTTCAGTGTTGAAGATCACCCGACTGCTAAATTCACCATAACTTCAATAGATAAAAGTGAAGCAACTGATGCTACTCACTTTGTTGCAGGTGATTTAACGATCAAAGGAATAACCAATAAAATTACATTTCCTGCTAACGTAACTGTTGAAAACGGAAAGGCAAATGCCAAAGCTTCTTTCGCATTAGACAGAACAAAATGGCAAGTTAAATATGGCTCAGGATCATTTTTTGATGGCTTAGGCGATAAAATGATTTATGATGATTTTGAGTTAACTATTAATTTATCATCATTATAA
- a CDS encoding ATP-binding protein, with the protein MILLLNIFFLNIALVFDLGGQNLDNNLQKGDSCLKAENYSCAIQYYSRINKDSMEFDSKNQMLEFHLNYSNALFITGNYPNSLIAYEKLKTLAVQDQNRFYEGKARSGISHSLWRMTENVQAIEEILKAIEIFKELDDTANLIEAANILAGIYVSIKKYKDARAIYQEMLDKAIDSEDTFNIATNYEYLGVVDYYEGDFQSAIDNYEKSLEINQKGDNSFRISINLVNIAEPKMELEEYQEALDLLRKGIKIQEKHKYKSVLIYSYYTIGKIHSQIQSYDSGLYYYEKSLQMMEETSEDRDKQEVYKLIAKNYAKQGLFQQAYEYHRLHSIEKDSLIALERTRELEEIKTRYEVEDKIKENESLLIQNSQKQRELLAQKELIQLQYTIGILIIIFLIISLFLAIRLYRVRQTLVNANKSKDKLFGIIAHDLKGPIGNIESMLKLMQIEKDERRIAQYFEYLSKSIQNLSALTSQLLSWTFSNKGDFNFKIQSVSVREISDRTIELFDYQLTEKRIMIINSIGNDFYVNADENALLTIFRNIIYNAIKFTNKKGQIILEAEKVGKFIEIKIIDNGLGMTESAIQKVLKGRHVVSSSGTDNEKGSGLGFSIVIEFVKKMKGKIDIQSDGKNGTTVILKLRIA; encoded by the coding sequence GTGATCTTACTACTTAATATTTTCTTCTTAAACATTGCTTTAGTTTTTGACTTAGGCGGTCAAAATCTTGATAATAATTTACAAAAAGGGGATTCCTGCCTTAAAGCTGAGAATTATTCTTGTGCAATTCAATATTATTCTAGAATCAATAAGGATTCCATGGAATTTGATTCTAAGAACCAAATGTTAGAATTTCATCTAAACTATTCAAATGCTTTATTTATTACAGGGAATTATCCTAATTCATTAATTGCTTACGAAAAGTTAAAAACTTTAGCAGTTCAAGATCAAAATAGATTTTATGAGGGTAAAGCGCGCTCTGGAATATCGCATTCATTATGGCGCATGACTGAAAATGTTCAGGCAATAGAGGAGATTTTGAAAGCGATTGAGATTTTTAAGGAATTGGATGATACGGCTAATTTAATAGAAGCAGCTAATATTTTAGCAGGTATTTATGTTAGCATTAAAAAGTATAAGGATGCCAGAGCTATATATCAAGAGATGCTGGATAAGGCAATAGATTCAGAAGACACATTTAACATTGCGACTAATTATGAATATTTAGGTGTAGTTGATTATTACGAAGGAGATTTTCAAAGTGCAATTGATAATTATGAAAAATCACTTGAGATTAATCAGAAAGGTGATAATTCGTTCAGGATTTCGATAAACCTAGTCAATATTGCTGAACCTAAAATGGAATTGGAAGAATATCAGGAAGCCTTGGATTTACTTCGGAAGGGAATAAAAATTCAAGAAAAACATAAATACAAATCTGTTTTAATTTATAGTTATTATACAATAGGTAAAATTCATAGCCAAATCCAGTCTTACGATAGTGGGTTGTATTATTATGAAAAATCTCTTCAAATGATGGAAGAAACTTCTGAAGATAGAGATAAACAGGAGGTATATAAGCTTATTGCAAAAAATTATGCTAAACAAGGTTTGTTCCAACAGGCTTATGAATATCATAGATTACACAGCATTGAAAAGGATTCATTAATTGCCTTAGAAAGAACTAGGGAATTGGAAGAAATTAAAACACGTTATGAAGTGGAGGACAAAATAAAGGAAAATGAATCCTTATTAATTCAAAATTCACAAAAACAAAGAGAACTTCTTGCTCAGAAAGAGCTAATTCAATTGCAATATACTATAGGTATTCTAATCATTATTTTCTTAATTATATCACTTTTTCTAGCTATTAGATTATACCGAGTAAGACAAACACTTGTAAACGCCAATAAAAGTAAAGATAAACTTTTTGGAATTATTGCACATGATCTAAAAGGGCCAATTGGGAATATTGAGTCTATGCTTAAGTTGATGCAAATCGAAAAAGATGAAAGAAGGATAGCTCAATATTTTGAATATTTATCAAAATCAATTCAAAACTTATCTGCTCTTACAAGTCAATTACTTTCATGGACTTTCAGTAATAAAGGTGATTTTAATTTTAAAATTCAGAGTGTTTCTGTAAGAGAAATTTCAGACAGAACAATTGAATTATTTGATTACCAATTGACTGAGAAAAGAATCATGATTATTAATTCTATTGGAAATGATTTTTATGTAAACGCTGATGAAAATGCGCTATTAACTATTTTCAGAAATATTATTTATAATGCAATTAAGTTTACTAACAAGAAAGGTCAAATTATTTTAGAGGCTGAAAAAGTAGGTAAATTTATAGAGATTAAAATTATTGATAACGGATTAGGAATGACTGAAAGTGCTATTCAAAAAGTTTTAAAAGGCAGGCATGTAGTGAGTAGTTCTGGTACAGATAATGAAAAGGGCAGCGGTTTGGGATTTTCAATTGTCATCGAATTTGTGAAAAAAATGAAAGGTAAAATAGATATCCAAAGTGATGGAAAAAATGGAACCACTGTGATTTTGAAATTAAGAATAGCTTAA
- a CDS encoding Crp/Fnr family transcriptional regulator yields MNEKIKEVLEKTPFEPELKEEILKSGRLKKAKAGQTVITPDDETQEMPLVMSGLLRVMRNDDNGNEVFLYYLEGGETCAMSITCCLEGKRSSFHVIAEEDSELWMMPVTNLDNWITKYPSFRRFVFNSYQTRFDELLQTIDSMVFMKLDERLYNYLLDKKIASGSFEIKKTHQQIANELNTSRVVISRLLKKLEKEDKIEQRRNYIEIL; encoded by the coding sequence ATGAACGAGAAAATAAAAGAAGTATTAGAAAAAACACCTTTTGAACCTGAACTGAAAGAAGAAATTTTGAAATCAGGCCGCTTGAAAAAGGCTAAAGCCGGACAGACCGTGATCACTCCTGATGACGAAACTCAGGAAATGCCATTAGTAATGTCAGGTTTGTTGAGGGTAATGCGGAATGATGACAATGGAAATGAAGTATTTCTTTATTATTTAGAGGGCGGGGAAACTTGTGCCATGTCTATTACTTGTTGCTTAGAAGGCAAAAGAAGTTCGTTTCATGTTATAGCGGAAGAAGATTCTGAACTATGGATGATGCCGGTTACCAATCTCGATAACTGGATTACGAAATACCCAAGCTTCAGAAGATTTGTATTCAATTCTTATCAAACCAGATTTGATGAATTATTGCAAACCATCGACAGCATGGTTTTCATGAAACTTGACGAAAGACTTTATAATTATCTACTGGATAAAAAAATTGCAAGCGGTTCATTTGAAATTAAGAAAACACATCAGCAAATTGCAAATGAATTGAATACTTCAAGAGTTGTAATTTCAAGGCTTCTTAAGAAATTAGAGAAGGAAGATAAAATAGAGCAAAGGAGAAATTATATAGAAATTCTTTAA
- a CDS encoding OprD family outer membrane porin — protein MKIYSYIVIFLVISLKLSAQNSHQQFESIDSVKHGSFNPNEAHSFHEWFKKGHVSGLFRSSTITTYRPTSDNFSAALGLGGRIYYHSAYWHGFQMGIGGIYTYNILSTDLSNTTENPYTPKWERQLFDLEDPNNKHDLDRLEELFIKYRYKDSYIKIGKMLLNTPLVNPQDSRMKPSAFQGIWLDWNEGHKFEINGGFFNKVSPRSTTEWIHINESIGLYDHLLNPEKEHETINTSGLAILGGHYLPNDKISVHSWQYYIDKVSLVSFNQLEYTQNAIKLGVQYFIQNSLEENHYLNANHNAQLLSGQFKWSQNKWQVSYNHTINITEDAMKFPSEWGAEPFYTFISRHRIEGLNEVNSQAIKLDLQPFKNWTALNIGFYGVYGSFNNNKEENTLTQISLDIQTHLKNDWKNLKIRLLNSYFITDGFAEGSFLYEDIFHSQLILNYQF, from the coding sequence ATGAAAATATATTCATATATAGTTATTTTTTTGGTGATATCCTTAAAATTATCAGCGCAAAACAGCCACCAACAATTTGAGTCTATTGATTCGGTAAAACATGGCTCTTTTAATCCAAATGAAGCTCACAGTTTTCATGAATGGTTTAAAAAAGGACATGTTAGCGGCTTGTTCAGAAGCAGCACCATAACCACTTACAGACCTACTAGCGACAATTTCAGTGCTGCTTTAGGGTTAGGTGGGAGAATTTACTATCATAGCGCATACTGGCATGGTTTTCAGATGGGAATTGGGGGGATTTACACCTATAATATATTATCTACTGATTTGAGCAATACTACTGAAAATCCTTATACACCAAAATGGGAACGTCAATTATTTGATTTAGAAGATCCAAATAACAAACATGACTTAGACCGATTGGAAGAACTTTTCATTAAATACCGATATAAAGATTCTTATATCAAAATCGGGAAAATGCTTTTAAATACCCCTCTCGTTAATCCGCAAGATTCCAGAATGAAACCATCGGCTTTTCAGGGGATTTGGTTGGACTGGAACGAAGGACATAAATTCGAAATCAATGGTGGTTTTTTCAATAAGGTCTCTCCCAGGTCAACTACTGAATGGATTCACATCAATGAAAGTATTGGGCTTTATGATCATTTGCTAAATCCTGAAAAAGAACACGAGACCATTAACACAAGTGGACTTGCCATTTTAGGAGGGCACTATTTACCGAATGATAAAATAAGCGTACATAGTTGGCAATACTACATTGACAAGGTGAGTCTGGTATCTTTTAATCAATTAGAATACACCCAAAACGCTATCAAATTAGGTGTTCAGTATTTTATCCAAAATTCATTAGAAGAAAACCATTATTTAAATGCCAATCATAATGCTCAGTTATTATCAGGGCAATTTAAATGGAGTCAAAACAAATGGCAAGTGTCCTATAATCACACAATAAATATTACTGAGGATGCCATGAAATTCCCATCTGAATGGGGAGCGGAACCATTTTATACTTTTATTAGCCGTCACCGGATTGAAGGATTAAATGAAGTAAACAGCCAGGCTATAAAGTTGGACTTACAGCCTTTTAAGAACTGGACTGCACTAAATATTGGGTTTTATGGAGTATACGGTAGTTTTAATAATAACAAAGAAGAAAACACATTAACTCAAATAAGTTTAGATATTCAAACCCATTTAAAAAACGACTGGAAAAACCTAAAAATCAGATTATTAAATTCTTATTTTATTACTGATGGCTTTGCTGAAGGATCTTTTTTGTATGAAGATATATTTCATTCCCAATTGATATTGAATTATCAGTTTTAA
- a CDS encoding PIN domain-containing protein: MIKSVYLDTSVIGGYFDEEFSENTIPFFERIIQDKIKVYVSDLLISELSGAPNFVRELLDEIPLDQKIHIELNQDAIDLGDRYIFEGVVGKTSRADCQHIALATLANVDVLVSWNFKHIVNLERIRGYNGINIILGHKPIEIRTPQEIEIL; encoded by the coding sequence ATGATTAAATCTGTTTATTTAGATACTTCGGTTATAGGTGGTTATTTTGATGAAGAATTTTCAGAAAATACTATTCCATTTTTCGAAAGAATTATTCAAGATAAAATTAAAGTGTATGTTTCTGATTTACTGATAAGTGAATTGTCAGGGGCACCAAATTTTGTCCGAGAATTACTTGATGAAATTCCACTTGACCAAAAAATACATATTGAGTTAAATCAAGATGCGATTGATTTAGGTGACAGATATATTTTTGAAGGAGTTGTTGGAAAAACTAGCAGGGCAGATTGCCAGCACATTGCTTTAGCAACTTTAGCAAATGTTGATGTGTTAGTAAGTTGGAACTTCAAGCACATTGTTAATTTGGAGAGAATTCGAGGATATAATGGGATAAACATTATATTAGGTCATAAACCAATTGAAATTAGAACACCACAAGAAATTGAAATATTATGA
- a CDS encoding ArsR/SmtB family transcription factor: MKVMEVQKNDKKLAAMAKVLKAVANHNRLRIVQLLLDHGEMTVNEICEKLENCEQSLLSHHLAALKEAGILSSRRDGRKIYYSSAKKEIENLLNCIENCCE, translated from the coding sequence ATGAAAGTGATGGAAGTTCAAAAGAACGATAAAAAATTAGCGGCTATGGCAAAAGTATTGAAAGCTGTTGCCAATCATAATAGATTAAGAATTGTTCAGCTCTTGCTGGATCATGGTGAAATGACCGTAAATGAAATCTGTGAAAAGTTAGAAAACTGTGAACAATCGCTTTTATCGCATCATTTGGCCGCTTTAAAAGAAGCTGGGATTTTAAGTTCAAGAAGAGATGGACGGAAAATTTATTATTCCTCAGCCAAAAAAGAAATTGAGAATTTATTGAATTGTATTGAAAATTGTTGTGAATAA